Proteins from a genomic interval of Acanthochromis polyacanthus isolate Apoly-LR-REF ecotype Palm Island chromosome 24, KAUST_Apoly_ChrSc, whole genome shotgun sequence:
- the LOC127532576 gene encoding Fc receptor-like B isoform X2, with translation MEGTSLLWISLLSLMSCTTNQVKLNLTPNRSQFFEGDSVSLSCEDEDISAEWTLRRNTTRRTRTQCDDWGTGSGSSCIISFALAWDSGVYWCESIQAAASQSIHLTVSGGSVILQSPVLPVMEGDPLTLSCQSNQDSPLPAAFYKDGSLIRTEPGGHMTILHVSRSDEGLYRCNISSHGESPSSWISVTACVQAALPPGGVLSILHLYCPHGVFVSTQSYSLQDDSTSPPC, from the exons ATGGAGGGAACATCTCTGCTGTGGATCT ctctgctctcACTGATGAGCTGCACAACAAACCAGGTGAAGCTGAACCTGACTCCCAACAGATCTCAGTTTTTTGAAGGagattctgtttctctgagctgTGAGGATGAAGACATCTCTGCTGAATGGACTCTGAGGAGAAACACcaccagaagaaccagaactCAGTGTGATGACTGGGGAACAGGATCTGGTTCTAGCTGCATCATCAGCTTTGCTTTAGCATGGGACAGTGGAGTTTACTGGTGTGAGTCCATCCAGGCAGCAGCCAGTCAGAGCATCCACCTCACTGTTTCTG GTGGATCAGTGATCCTGCAGAGTCCTGTCCTCCCTGTGATGGAGGGAGATCCCCTCactctgagctgtcaatcaaaccaGGACTCCCCCCTCCCAGCTGCTTTCTATAAAGATGGCTCCCTCATCAGGACTGAGCCCGGAGGTCACATGACCATCCTCCATGTTTCCAGGTCTGATGAAGGCCTCTACAGGTGTAACATCAGCAGTCATGGAGAGTCTCCATCCAGCTGGATCTCTGTCACAG CTTGTGTTCAGGCTGCTCTGCCACCTGGTGGTGTTCTGTCCATACTTCATCTCTactgtcctcatggtgtcttTGTATCGACACAGAGCTACAG TCTCCAGGACGACAGCACCTCTCCTCCATGCTGA
- the LOC127532576 gene encoding Fc receptor-like B isoform X1, translating to MEGTSLLWISLLSLMSCTTNQVKLNLTPNRSQFFEGDSVSLSCEDEDISAEWTLRRNTTRRTRTQCDDWGTGSGSSCIISFALAWDSGVYWCESIQAAASQSIHLTVSGGSVILQSPVLPVMEGDPLTLSCQSNQDSPLPAAFYKDGSLIRTEPGGHMTILHVSRSDEGLYRCNISSHGESPSSWISVTGKLLTSAPPPFSAPPSSLTPPTPSAPPPVSSSLQLVFRLLCHLVVFCPYFISTVLMVSLYRHRATVSRTTAPLLHAEQGLADDFRAIEHHF from the exons ATGGAGGGAACATCTCTGCTGTGGATCT ctctgctctcACTGATGAGCTGCACAACAAACCAGGTGAAGCTGAACCTGACTCCCAACAGATCTCAGTTTTTTGAAGGagattctgtttctctgagctgTGAGGATGAAGACATCTCTGCTGAATGGACTCTGAGGAGAAACACcaccagaagaaccagaactCAGTGTGATGACTGGGGAACAGGATCTGGTTCTAGCTGCATCATCAGCTTTGCTTTAGCATGGGACAGTGGAGTTTACTGGTGTGAGTCCATCCAGGCAGCAGCCAGTCAGAGCATCCACCTCACTGTTTCTG GTGGATCAGTGATCCTGCAGAGTCCTGTCCTCCCTGTGATGGAGGGAGATCCCCTCactctgagctgtcaatcaaaccaGGACTCCCCCCTCCCAGCTGCTTTCTATAAAGATGGCTCCCTCATCAGGACTGAGCCCGGAGGTCACATGACCATCCTCCATGTTTCCAGGTCTGATGAAGGCCTCTACAGGTGTAACATCAGCAGTCATGGAGAGTCTCCATCCAGCTGGATCTCTGTCACAG GTAAACTTCTGACCTCAGCCCCGCCCCCTTTCTCAGCCCCGCCTTCATCGCTAACTCCACCCACTCCCTCAGCTCCGCCCCctgtctcttcctccctccagCTTGTGTTCAGGCTGCTCTGCCACCTGGTGGTGTTCTGTCCATACTTCATCTCTactgtcctcatggtgtcttTGTATCGACACAGAGCTACAG TCTCCAGGACGACAGCACCTCTCCTCCATGCTGAGCAGGGATTGGCTGATGACTTCAGGGCCATCGAGCATCACTTCTGA